Proteins from a genomic interval of Actinoalloteichus hymeniacidonis:
- a CDS encoding MmpS family transport accessory protein, which yields MTDTPNTAKKKKRWPWIVGGIVAVIAVAAVTTGGEDTTTPDTATGDTTEGETAPAEDDAAASNIATVVYEVTGTGTSSMITYTTDGQTDMEQVGDVELPWEHTIELPADDPLLVVQVSGQQAGTGEISCRITVDGEEVAQATSDGDYVMASCSESIGAFS from the coding sequence ATGACCGACACCCCCAACACGGCGAAGAAAAAGAAGCGTTGGCCGTGGATCGTCGGCGGCATCGTTGCCGTGATCGCCGTCGCCGCTGTTACCACGGGCGGCGAGGACACCACCACCCCGGACACGGCGACGGGCGACACCACTGAAGGCGAGACAGCACCGGCGGAGGACGACGCCGCAGCATCGAACATAGCTACGGTCGTGTATGAGGTGACCGGCACCGGGACCAGCAGCATGATCACCTATACGACTGACGGGCAGACCGATATGGAGCAGGTCGGCGATGTCGAGCTGCCGTGGGAACACACCATCGAATTACCTGCGGACGATCCGCTGCTCGTGGTTCAGGTCAGTGGCCAACAAGCAGGAACCGGCGAGATCTCGTGTCGTATCACCGTCGACGGCGAAGAGGTGGCGCAGGCGACCAGTGATGGCGACTACGTGATGGCAAGCTGTTCCGAGTCGATCGGCGCCTTCAGCTGA
- a CDS encoding DUF2188 domain-containing protein yields MRRNEKDRHVVPNSNGGWNVEKPHASRASSHHQTQNQAIGQARQTTARTGGETVIHGADGRIRGKDTSRRGNDPNPPRDRR; encoded by the coding sequence ATGAGACGGAACGAGAAGGATCGGCATGTCGTCCCGAACAGCAACGGCGGTTGGAACGTCGAGAAGCCGCATGCCAGCCGGGCGAGCAGCCATCACCAGACCCAGAACCAGGCCATCGGCCAGGCCAGGCAGACCACTGCCAGGACGGGTGGAGAAACGGTGATTCACGGCGCCGACGGCCGCATTCGAGGTAAGGACACCTCACGACGGGGCAACGACCCTAATCCGCCGCGCGACCGACGTTGA
- a CDS encoding PIN-like domain-containing protein, producing MAYSTRMAAAHHKVSHVGELKWSGKKDLALLPDATKRGYAVFLTKDARQLEDPLETDAIKKSGMHHVFNPGSKQRFERVDPAKAPPRYWPR from the coding sequence ATGGCGTATTCGACTCGGATGGCCGCAGCTCACCACAAGGTCTCCCATGTCGGCGAGCTCAAGTGGTCAGGAAAGAAGGATCTCGCGTTGCTGCCCGATGCGACCAAACGCGGTTACGCAGTCTTCCTCACCAAAGACGCACGGCAGCTGGAAGACCCGCTGGAGACCGATGCGATCAAGAAATCCGGCATGCACCATGTCTTCAACCCCGGAAGCAAGCAACGCTTCGAACGAGTCGACCCTGCTAAGGCACCGCCCAGGTACTGGCCGAGGTAG
- a CDS encoding GNAT family N-acetyltransferase: MGNERHPGTVRAASRRAIPPGRAADLRDLPIRSDGRVLLRAWQIDDLPAIIEAADDPYIPLITTIPAGCSMVQASAWLRRQWTQAAEGFGIPLAIIDESTGESAGMVTINGIDWTHRRGAMGYWLLPRHRGKGLARAAVELTVGLARDLDLLRVEALVEVDNGPSQAVCRANGFAEEGTLRSYLRIGERHRDMIMFSRLLSGS; the protein is encoded by the coding sequence ATGGGTAATGAGCGGCACCCTGGCACCGTTCGCGCGGCGAGCCGCCGAGCGATACCGCCGGGCCGCGCCGCCGACCTGCGCGATCTTCCGATCAGAAGCGACGGCCGAGTTCTGCTGCGCGCGTGGCAGATCGACGATCTGCCTGCGATCATCGAGGCAGCCGACGACCCGTATATCCCGCTCATCACCACGATCCCGGCCGGTTGCTCGATGGTCCAGGCATCGGCCTGGTTGCGCCGACAGTGGACTCAGGCAGCCGAAGGATTCGGCATCCCGCTGGCGATCATCGACGAGTCGACCGGCGAGTCGGCGGGCATGGTGACGATCAACGGCATCGACTGGACGCATCGACGCGGTGCCATGGGCTATTGGCTACTGCCGCGCCATCGGGGCAAGGGGCTAGCCAGAGCCGCCGTCGAACTCACCGTCGGACTGGCCCGCGATCTGGATCTGCTTCGAGTCGAGGCCCTGGTCGAGGTGGACAACGGCCCCTCGCAGGCGGTCTGCCGGGCGAACGGATTCGCCGAGGAAGGGACGCTGCGTTCCTATCTCCGGATCGGCGAACGGCACCGGGACATGATCATGTTCTCCCGATTGCTGTCCGGTTCCTGA